The DNA sequence AGTTGGGGGcgcggcttatacacgagtcCTTAGGGTAATTTTCAAAGCTGTTTTAAATGTATGATGATAACAGGAGAAACAAAGTGCAACAAAGTAATGATCACATGAACAAATAATAAGGGAAGGGTGGGGCATCCATTTACCATGGCCAAGCTAGATCACTACTATACTACTAAATGTCCTATAATGTTGTAATGTTGTATCTTTCCACAGATCTGTGCAACAtctgtaaattttggatttcagCCAGCTTAATGTTTACAAATGCTGTAACAATAAGAGTCTTCTTTTTACACTGGATGGGTTTTAGGGTAAAATTCAACTacacacaaataaacaaacacttttaatatcaaattttcatctAGCCTcatttctttacatttttgcttataataatactgataataattaCAAGTCCAAAATCTTGAAGATCAACAATTACTTGCTAGAATTTTAGTGTATTATGCAACTGTTAATTTAGGGAACTGTCCAGTGTCAGATACTCCACAAAAAGCTTTCCTTGCTTACTTCAATGTAACTTAAAGATAGCAAGACTCGCTCTCTTAAACGCAACAAAAACTTGTCAAGTCATGATGCTACATAACTGGCAGCCCAGGTAGGGTCTCTATGAATGGAAAGGGAACTAAACTATCCCACACCAGTGCTCAAGCCAATTTTTAAAGGGTTGGAAATTTTGCATGTAATGTCCACAATGTTCGAGATATAAATGTCTCAACTTTCTAAACAAGAAACGGGATTGACTCAGCCAATTAGATTTCTTGTTTAGAAAGTTTTCTTAACAGATGCATAATACTATCACACCTATTtcaaacttcaacatccagaaaaacaaatatgtAAAAAGAAGAATATAAGGACATGcaatgccagtgcagtgccCCACCAGTTGACCTATCATTATGTGGGTCACTTGTAAACCCGTAGATGTGGAGGTAGATGGTAATAATAGAGTAATAATGTATTTAAAATGCGGATtcgaatgaatgaatttgatcattgcACTTTAGCAATGCActggcatcacagaggtcagggttcaaattcccattcaggcctgaatttttaaggcctttctcgctgctaCTTAAACAGTGCTAAAATGccatgatcaaattcattcattccaatccacatttcaaatacataaaaaaaaattaaattatcatgcgatgatcaaattcattcataaATGGTTTGTTGTTGCAATAACTTGCAGTTGGCACTCAGTCTCTTTTCTAatcaaacacaaaaatgaaactttcaaaTGGCCCAGCTACAACTAGATtaccatttttatttgaagCAAAACACCAAGGACTGTTATGATAGTTGAGGTTTTCTCCCTGTCATGTCCCCAAAAACGTGCCATTGAGGGTGAAGAATTGCAGCCTTTGCTTGCTTCCATCACACATTATCAGTCGGTTGTACCTGTCAATGACGAGTCCACGTGGATAACTAAACTGTCCATCACTGCCTATGTCATGTATGTACACTCCTGTTTGGTCAAATACCTTGATACAATCAGATTTACGATAAGAAACATAGAACTTGTTCTGATGATAAACAGCGCAATCTGGATACTTATCACAGTTTGGAGCAGTCATGGACACTAGCTGGTCATTCCCGTCAGGGGAAAGGACCTTCACTTCTTTGCTTGCCTGATCAGTTATGACTAAACGACCATCACTTGCAATGGAAAGATGTTGTGGTTTCTTAAGATGCTTATCATTGAAGTGTCTAATAAACAGACCTTCCTCCCTGAACGGACGAAGCTTATTGTTGTTCTCAGAAACTAAAGTCAGTAGGTCACCACAGTATGTAAATGTCACGGAACAAGGTCCACCATCAAGTTTTACCTGCGTTTTAAACTTTCCATCTGAACTGAACAGTTGAATTCTTTTATTACCCAAATCTGCAACAGCAATATCAGAAATCCAAGGCTCTGCAGCTCTATTCCCCTCTAATCCAAACTTAATAGGCAACTAAAGCACGCCGACGAATCTGCAAAACAAAGGGACTGCCAGTCAGCGGCTGTCCATTTACTTCGATTTTAACACTATGACGGCCAACACATCGTGGTATGTACGTCACTGTGTATTTGCCGTCCTTGCTGTCTTTCAGTTCAGTTTGCAGATGATTACCTTCTGCAGTTAAAATGTCGACTTTGATTTGATCATCCCGTTGATAACATTGCAATTTCCCTGAATCCCttgtaacaacaacaacattcgACTTTCTATCGATTTCACTGTAAGCAAATTCAGCTAAGCACATCGAGGAATCAGTCTTGGTGACTAAAATTTGATCGAAAGTATCAAATCTCTTTTTAACCAAGTAATTTAAATATGGCGACTTGTAACGGTctgattttcttgcatttatAAGTTCATCACAGCGTTGGAGAATGGTGTGATTTGTTTCTAGAATTTCAGCGCTgatgtttcttttcaatacACCCTGGCCTCGTTCCACGTAGCTTTTCAGTTGGGTGGTAATGAGCTCCAAGTTTTCCAGTCGAGTTTcgtgttgtttttgttccgCTTCATAAATCTCACGAAACTTCTGCTTCAttttcttctcgtgttctcgCAAATCGCGAATCCATTCTTCCACCGAGTCTGTCATCTTCTTTTCTGCGTTCATAATATCAGTTacgtttttgtcttttagctctgtttgtttctttatttcattctCATACAAAAGAATTTCGGCTTTCAATTTGGCCACAGCCTCCGTCATTTGCATCTTTTGTTCTAGAGCAGCTTTTTGCGTATCTGTAACGAGATGTCGATTATGACTCACAATACTGCACTTGAGGCAAATCAGAACTTTGCAATCTTCACAGTAAAACTCCAGTGCTTGATCCTCGTGATATTGCTGTGAACACTTGACGGGTCTTTCAATCAATTCTTGCACATCTTGGGCTTGTAATTTGTCGATCAAAACATTGCGATGATCTCTTGTGGCCTTCAAGCGTTGGTGAGCTTGGAAACAAGATTCACACATAAAGCTCTGacaaacaaagcaataacTTGTCGCCGGGTTGTTCTCGTCACAACTGTTACATTTCTGAACCTGTATGGTGCTATCGTGAAGAACGAGAACATCCACCAGTCGGTTGAGATGAAAAGAAGAAGGCAAATTGGCGAAGGTGTTTGTTTCGGGGATTGGAAATGAAGCCTGGCAAACCGGACATTTGATTGATGTTTGCAGCTGTCTTCTTGCGAAGTTTGCCAGTTTGTCGAGACACTCTAGGCAAAATGAATGAAGACATGGCAATGTCTTGGGGTTTTTGACTGTGTCCAAGCACAGAGGGCATTCTGCTTGCTTCTTAAGCATCCTGAAAAGCTGCTGGACATCCATTATGAAGCCAAGCAGCACTGACATGTAATGCAGGAGTGAAGAAACGTGACGTCACTGTATTGATCCCAGTCATTTGTGAAATTGAGTCAGGGGTGATACAGGGGGTGTTTTGTcacattttgatatttaagGATCTACtgacttttgttttcttttttcgtgtTGGATGGACAGACTGTTAGTATGGAATCTATCGTAATAGACTATTTTTTGACACTGTTATTGATCTACCAGGATCCAGGAAGACGCTAAAAGATTTCAGATAGTGTGttccaaggaaaaaaaagtcgtGAAATAAGCAAGATTTATAAACAGTGAAAGAAATATAAGGATCCAAAAAACAGACTTCCCGTAATTTTTATGGCGATGGCTCAAGAACGGGAGAAATGCCGTCTTTAATATCCTACAGTCGCTCCAAAGTAAGGAGGGAAGTAAGAGGAAACAAAAGTAATTTGTAATAACGCACATTGCGTGACAGTCTCATCTCTGTTTCTAGGTGATCACCTTCTGGAGTAAAAGTGTCGACTTTGATTTCATCATCTTCAAGAATAACCTTCTACTAATGAATAACCTTTGTAATTGTCTTGCCTGTGTCTCGTCTCTCTTACAGACATCTTTGTtgtcgtcacgcaacgctcctgcTCCAACCGTCTCTTAAAGGACATGAGAGGCAAATGTACTCATTTCGACAGTAACGATCCAACTCACGCAGTGATCAAAATATGTTAGCAAGAACCAAACGTAACAAATAAAAAGCACCGGATTCGGGTTAAAAGGGTCAGAGAATTAATTGAAGTATTCGGATGCAGTGGCTGGACGTCAAAGTTCTGATGATGAAATAGGAAACAGTTCCCCTCACTGGTAACATAAGCAAATGTGTTTCGTGTGGGTTATCCTTCCCAAAGTCCAATAGCCCTGCACCTTACGATATCGATATAGTACTCAAACATCcaggcccgagttgctcgaggcactagcgctaaccagcgttaaactaccatagaaacgcaTAGGCTTCGATAGTTCTTAACCACTTGTTTACGTCAACTATGCATCGAGCAACCGGCGCCAGAGCGATACAAAATCCTGATCGAATTAACCCTGCTAAGacaaatttttattcaaagagCGAAACGCCTTTTATCATGTTGACTCCGATTGTTTCAAAACTCGACAACCTCATTTTTATAAAGGGCTTCAGTTGCAGAGAacacaagaaacaaattataTCAAACAGTGTTCAAGTTAGATACTGTACTGAAAGAGATATTTCAACTTTGGACTTGAGGATACAAGTACCTAACATTAGTAGTTTGCTGACTTGCGGAAGGCAGAGTAACATGGCGTATGTTGTACACCCACAAGGTTTATGCGTATTCCAGCCCAGTAGTGTAGCGAATTCGAAGAGCAACTTGAGAAGCTtaacattgaaattaaaatttcagaaTATTAAAAACTCTCttaagtatttttttaaagtcaaaTTAAGAACACAAGGCTTACCGTCTCTTAAAATACCCTTAACCTGCCAGGTTTGCGTGCACATTGATATTGCCGGTTATgttaaattaacagaaaaaaattgttgaatagttaatatattatgcttcgtgtaagctttaggaatttgctggtacgtgatgcattcaaggtggtccctcttgaattAGACACGTCTGCTTtattggtttgtcttttctgggtggtcCCCCTTGAGTGTACcacgtctagtaatattcCACTTTGATCCAAAGTCCGATAGAGCGACCAAACCTTGTAATAAATAAGTGTGTATATCTGGTTAGTTAGAGAGTTAGTTGGAGTTAAGACTAGAGGTAAGAACAAGAGTCGATGTTAGCAGAGATCAACACGAAATACAAGTGATATCAGTACGCAGTGCCGGTGTTCCTTTTAAAGCAATTCAGAGTCCCGATGCCTCTTGCTATAGCGGGCCAGCTCAACAAAATGTAGTAAAATTCATGTTCCAAGATTAAATTAGCCTTCTTTGAGGCAATTGATCCCTGATCCTGAATTCCGGTCCTCAATCCCTGATGCACGATCAAACTTTTCCAGGAAACCGTTTAAGCATTAACTCAGACCATTTCAGTTCAAGTGATCTCTTTCACATTAGACAATATGTTCAGCGAAACTTGtctgttttaaaaataactaTTTGTGCGCTAGCCAAGTTTGGACGAACCGTATTTTACATTCTTTGGGATGAAATGCAAAATGTATTCATGAGCCGTTCAGCCCTAAATGGACAAAGGGGCTACTTTTCGTTTGGATttctgaaatttgaaaaaaaaaaacaaaaaatataaaaacaaaataaaaaaaatcaactatCAAAATCGGATTTTCGCATCACAAGGAATAAAAGTGAAGTTACAAAGAAAAGGCTGTGAGAAAACACTATTTGAAGCTTAAAgatgacataattctctttgtatcatcaaaacaaaggcctCTCGAAGCACGAAActttcaagttattttaatttttattcgccttacaacatatgaaaaaaacaagcttCACAGAATAAGCGAGTCGGAGTCGGAGTCGGTGCCCcaggcccgagttgctcgaggcacggttagtgctaaccagcgttaactaccatagaaacgcaTAGGTTTCGTTAGTTCTTAAGGACGTtcaacacaaacaaaatgaaaaaaatcaaccatcAAAATCGGATTTTCGCATCACAAGGAATAAAGATGAAGTTACAAAGAAAAGACTGCGAGATAAAAACTATTTGGGGCTTAAAGGCAacagctgttattacagtccgcacaaaaatttctttcgtttacaactgcatgcaaacgaggctaaggggtcaatacaatgggaaatgatCCATTAGCCTCGTTCGTCTGTCAAGAtcgctggtaactgtaatacCAGCTATTGCATGCATAGAAGACTAACAACAGCGGTAAGACTTTTGAGCCAGCTTAAGAAACATGCTCGCAGGagtgaaaaaggaaagaacGATATCTCAGCAACAAACCTTCTTTTGCAAAGGACAACAGTTCTCTTTCAATTACAGGTTCttattgtttcaatttttaaaattatcttCCAGTGCCAATTATCTTGACAGTGCTAATTCATCCTTGCAAAGGCGTGGAGTTCCTCAAAACTCCGCGTTGCTAAATCTCGTACTATGGGGAAACGAGCGAGCCTTTGAGAACAACCAGTTGAATTGAGTTCACATGAGTAGCTCCATAAAAGAAGGTCATATCTAAGTATCATACCAACTTTAAATCAGTGAGATCTCAGTAGGCCATAACTTAAGTTATAGCTGTCTCAATTGCGCTAAAGCAAATGTAACTCACGAGGAAGCTTAAGTTTGCGTACATGTAAAACAACAGATTCTGAAATccatctttttcaatcaaggtagaAAACCATAATTTCTTAAATATCTAAGGtactaaaaccaaaaaatttgttGACACCAAGCCAGACAGCATTACGACTGAAATAATTTAATCCATAAACCGACGTATAAGGCTTAGCCCTTTTTTCTGACTTTTGAATGACCTTTAAACAGTTTTCACTGACGTTTTAAAAACGAAACAATC is a window from the Acropora palmata chromosome 14, jaAcrPala1.3, whole genome shotgun sequence genome containing:
- the LOC141866654 gene encoding protein brain tumor-like: FGLEGNRAAEPWISDIAVADLGNKRIQLFSSDGKFKTQVKLDGGPCSVTFTYCGDLLTLVSENNNKLRPFREEGLFIRHFNDKHLKKPQHLSIASDGRLVITDQASKEVKVLSPDGNDQLVSMTAPNCDKYPDCAVYHQNKFYVSYRKSDCIKVFDQTGVYIHDIGSDGQFSYPRGLVIDRYNRLIMCDGSKQRLQFFTLNGTFLGT
- the LOC141866469 gene encoding E3 ubiquitin-protein ligase TRIM71-like, with the protein product MSVLLGFIMDVQQLFRMLKKQAECPLCLDTVKNPKTLPCLHSFCLECLDKLANFARRQLQTSIKCPVCQASFPIPETNTFANLPSSFHLNRLVDVLVLHDSTIQVQKCNSCDENNPATSYCFVCQSFMCESCFQAHQRLKATRDHRNVLIDKLQAQDVQELIERPVKCSQQYHEDQALEFYCEDCKVLICLKCSIVSHNRHLVTDTQKAALEQKMQMTEAVAKLKAEILLYENEIKKQTELKDKNVTDIMNAEKKMTDSVEEWIRDLREHEKKMKQKFREIYEAEQKQHETRLENLELITTQLKSYVERGQGVLKRNISAEILETNHTILQRCDELINARKSDRYKSPYLNYLVKKRFDTFDQILVTKTDSSMCLAEFAYSEIDRKSNVVVVTRDSGKLQCYQRDDQIKVDILTAEGNHLQTELKDSKDGKYTVTYIPRCVGRHSVKIEVNGQPLTGSPFVLQIRRRALVAY